The Vigna angularis cultivar LongXiaoDou No.4 chromosome 6, ASM1680809v1, whole genome shotgun sequence genome contains the following window.
aacaagaacaaattcTCTTTTAGAAATAGAAAAACTAAATACAAGAAGAACCTTAAATGAGAAACTaacattttctcttaatttttcccttaaaacactaaagaaaaagaaaagaaaaggaaaaaacttTGGGATGTGTTTATAAGAAAATACTAAAGTCCTTTTATAACATGAAAAGCAAACCCTAAGGTAAGTTCTCATTGATttgagactttttttttttctcgtaaTCTCCCActtgaatatttttatgaaattaatcaAATCTTAACATATTGCTTTATTCTTTGCCATTATGTCATTCCTTTGATGTATCTCAGATCCTCTTAATAGTTCTTCAATGCTCTCCACTTAGATTTTCGATGGACCTACTAACCACTTCCACTGATTGTGCAATGTCTTGTCTTGCACAAATCATAGCATACATAAGCTACCCACCACTTATACATATGATACTCCAGACATCTCCATCCTCTCTATCATGTGAATCACATCAGGTTGAGACACAATGTGCACAACATATAAATGAACTTGACCATTTAACTTAGCTAAAGTGACCATTTGCATGGCTCCTATGTCATCACACAAGGCTTCTAGCCTATCATCTAATACAAGACCACATCCAACAAAAAATGACAAATCCTTAAATCCATCATACCCAAGACCTTTGACTACACTCACTACAACAAAATAACTCCACAAGTCAGGGTCAAAATACATAGTATCACTTTCTCCTTCATACTTCAAGCACCCGTCGTTGACAAACTTTCCCCCATGGTGAATAACAACCTTTATATCATCGTCCATCATAGAAAATACAATCAACAATATTCTACACCTATAAATAACCATAAAACGACAAAAACCACCGcttattaaaatgattatcaATTGATAATGACAGAACAAATGAACTTTAACTATTGGGGACATGGGGGACCACAACCGCAATATGGAAACAACACATTTTCGGACAACCCCAACCCCACATTCAAAAAAGCATGGCTAGATAACAACAAATGCACCGAATATTAAATTCATATCTATCTATAGTAGAGATACTAACCTTCCATGACATACGTTGAAAGACTCCTCGATTCACATCGAACCTCTAGATACCAACGCTTACTCCAATCACGAAGCTCCAAAGCCCTAATTAAGCAAATATCGTCTCCACTAAGGACTTCTCGCAAGGTTGCGATACACTATACTCTCAGATTTTTAATCCTAATTTTAATcctaatttcaatttcaatgaaccctaaatcccatttcagaaatCCCTATTATTAAAATCTAACATGTTGCCAAATTCCACGTACAAGGGTCTAAGAATGCCACGTTTCAAAAACTCGTCAACGTCAAAAACTTAACCCCATTAAGCCAATTTAATGGCAGAGGcttaattgattcaaatttttattttttaggactAAATTGGGGAATCCAATAAAACAGGGATCTAACTGGGAAATCCCAACATAAATAGGGACTACTAAAGGGGTTTAACCTAAAATCTATTAGTTGTTTTATTCCAATTaaggttttaaattattttcaaataattagaTACCATAAAATAAGTCATCCATAATCATGCAATTAAGGacaacaataaaacaaaaggaaatgaaaaataagtaaattaaataGCAGAAATCATAAAGAGTGAAGATACATTACGTCTAATCCCAATGAATAAGGGAGTTAATTACTCCTAAACATTCTGAGCACTAGAAAAGagatatgatgatgatgatatgtCTCCTGCATCTTAAATACATCTATGTCGCCTCTCCCTTAGGATTTAGGTTCATATTTCACAAAAGTGTTTTCTAAATCTTTGATGTactttatttaatacttttcaAAACACACAATTAGTTAGACGAGTTAGAGTTATTGGGCAACTTGGACCTTCTCGTTGGGTGAATTGGTCATGTTTGCTATGCAAAGTAAGTCCAACTAATTGGATATGAAAATTTGTACTTAAATGCATTGTAACTGACAATCCTTGatatattattcaatatttttagtGTTATACTTATCTAtacaatatttttcaaataaaatttaaatacttattttttcaaaattatttaataaaccCTTGATTATTTAAAacgataataataaaatattaataaaatattaaaataattataataaaatataacatcaATTATCAATTTTTCGATGCTTCCTCAGGAAGAGTTTATAAACaagtagaagaggaagaagaaaatggaacAAAGGAGAAGGTAGAAGAGAACAACTTGGGAGAAGACATGAAGAATGAGTGTGTATGGTATCTCTCATGACATAAGAAGGTTTTGTATTTTATGGGTTTCACATTATTAATTAAGcttaatatctattttggtccctcggtTTGTAATGTTTGTTCAAAGTGGTCTTGCCTTTTTTAAGAAGATTAAAATTGTTCCATATTGTGTAAAAATGATTcaagttagtcctttttgctGACTGCGTTAAAAACTCTAACAATGTAGTTGCCCCCTCGCCAAAAACTGAATGAGCTGTCCACTTCTTCATTGTGTGGCACACTAATGTCAAATGAGGtgttgattttaaaaataaaagttaatgagGTGAAAAAGTTATTCTTAATAGATTCTAATCTTCTTCTTGCTAAACTCAGAAGCTACTTGCACCCAAACCATCATTGGAAACTCCAAACCAAACCACTCCCGGAAAACCACAAACCGCAACCATCACCctccaaatgaaaaaaattacagaATCTCAAATCAAAACCATAGTCCTAAATTACGAGTTCAAAACATGTAGAGAATaatcaagaacaaaaatttcaaataacacAACCCAAATCAAAATGCTAACTCCAAATCGCTAGATCAAAACCTACAGAGAAGAATCAAGAACATAAACCCCAAATAATAGAACTTAAATCAAAACCCTAACCCCAAATCACGAGATCAAAACCTGTAGAGAAGAATCAAGAATAAAAACCCCAAATAACAGAACCTGAATCAAAACCCTAGCCCCAAATCGCGAGATCAAAACTTGTAGACAAGAATCAATAATAAAACCCCAAAGAACAAAACCCCAAATAACAAAACCCCAAATAACAAAACCCAAATCAAAACCCTAACCACAAATCGCGAGATCAAAACTTGTAGAGAAGAAACTCCTAACATAACCCAAATTCAACCTAGCCAATCATGTTCCCTAACtagaaaaagagaagatgaCCCCTAACCAagacaaaggagaagaagaaaatcctACGAAACCCATAGGTACACCCCAAGGCTAGTGTGTTCGAGAACCAGAAAACAGAGAGGGAGAACCTGAAAATAGAGGGAAAAAGTTTATAATTAGAGTTTCATGGTGTGTTTGAGAACCCGAAAACAGAGAGGGAGAACCTGAAAACAGAGAGGgagaaaattttataattagagTTTCATAATAGTGAATTGAGATTTAATTATAAGGTAAAgtaaatttaattgtaatagagagagtttaattaaaatcaaagacTTTTAACAGTGCCACGTAAATTGGAATGATGTTGCCACGTACTTCTACCAGAAAAAAGGATCAACTTGAACCGTTTTAACAATTTTGaaccttttaaaaaaggtaAGATCACTTTGAACAAACGTTCCGAACCGAGAGGCCAAAATAAGTATTAAGACTattaattattatcaaaatatgtAAGATTTATTACTGGTTATTTCATTTAGTTATAAATTCCttattttggtttatttaattattatattttatttaaaataattttataataaaatgcattttgttaataaagtatataaataatgtaaatacattctaaatataaaataatgaagtatatatataaattcaaaaaattatagtttaattcaaaagataactttttaaatcttctcttatatatatatatttatatatatatatatatatatatatatatatatatattatagatgtgattattttctaattagttcttaaaaaaatcattaaacagACTATCTAAGAAGGCCGTTGGTTAGTGAAACAGGATTGTATTATATCATCATTATTTATATGTTTCTAcctattaaattttaagtcctttgtaaaattgaatgttttcaacttaaattttgttaaaaaaaaattcgtTCCGGTGGGTATGTAaaactttcttatttttgaattgatttttttatcatcaattaAGTGACGTGAGCATTTTATTTTGCATTCTCTAAACAGAATGCCAtgaacttaaatttataaaaatacattattttataaaaaacaacattgttttatttcatatattaaataacaatgGAGACACATAATGATATTTGATGAATAcaattagatttcaaaatttcatttttcttattgtctaaaagtttttgtttaaaattacaaaaaccaACGGTCATGTAACTCTGATTAAAAAAGAATTCTTAATTGAAAaaaacattcaataaaaaatgaagatttctaaaataaattcaatagaaaacccaaaaatttataaagtaattaaaatttaatgaagtGATTTATTTCCCAATGTAAAGATATATAACTAATAACAATAGAAAGTACATTATgttaattaacaataaaatctAACAACAACAAGACCCCCATTAACTGTTATAGATCAACCATGTGGCCACCATGCCTTATTAATTTCATAGCAAATCACAAATGTTTCGACGTCTTAATCTAGGGCTAGCTTGGGTGATGATGACTTAAAGTCCGACTTCATTTCAATTTGACAATTTTCGTATTTAGAGCCATTACCATCACCTGTAAAAGAACCGGAGTTAACAATATTATTCACCACTGTGGCACGTTGGTCAGAACCTCCTGCTAAGAGAATGTATTCTTTTCCTTCGATCTTACTTTCCACAAACTTTCTCTCATCAGCTTCTTCTGgctctttcttcatcttctgcaGAGTGAGTGCAGGCTCAGATTCTACTTTTTTCTCCAAATTCAAGCATTTAAAAGGGCCTTTAAGCTTTGCCTTAAGTCCCCTTGTTTTGTCACACTCGATAATCACACTGTATTGTATACGTGTTTCACCACTCACAGAACACCAGTGAGAAAACTCCCAATTCACCTTCTCCTCAGAACTTCTGTTTCCAACTTTTCGAATCACTTCATAAAAGCAACTTTCCTTTCCACAAAGCTCGCTCCAATATTTGTTATCACAAACTGTCTCAAAGTTATGGAGAATATCTGTCACAATTTTTATATGGGTTCTAAAATTCATTTCATGCATCATATAGACATAATCATCAAAACATAGAAAATCACCAAACATATTTGTTAGTGGTTTCATTTGAAGTAAAGAAAAGGAGTTCTTGAAAGTTTGTTTCAGCTCTGACTCACCATTGAATCCATTATGGTTAGGAGTGTCATCGAGTCTACCTGTGATAACTTTGACTGCCCAAAAGTAGAAACCTTCACAAGAGTTTCCCTTCTTAGCAGTGACCTCCACCAGAAGCTCACGCGTTGCACCAGAGTCGCAGAAAGGGTTGCGAAGTCTCAACAACACCCTATTTTGGTTGTACCTCAAACCCAAAATGCTACTTTCGGATCCTTTAGAGTATATGAGAACTAACTCTTTATACCCTGACCGTGACCATTCGTAAAGcttcatattcatactttaaCCTTTCTTATGTTATGTTGGTACTTCGTGCATGgggtgtatatatataaaacttattgCTTGATGGAAGGTTTCAATAAAGAAGGAACAAAGTAGGGGTTGTTTATTCTTCCTTAACGCTAAACATATTGACTGATGGAGATTTTAATAAGTTCTCCCTATTCTACTATAAAACTAACTTATTATGAAGAAAATTAGGGTTGCCTTTTCTTTCGTAAACCTAGCGTTAGGCTTATTTTtataaaccctaaatcctatATTTTAAGTGTACTTTTGAATTTTCTTACACCTCTTTAACAtctaataaaaagttattatttttgtttctatataTAATTGAGTAAATCTATGAGACACACCTTTCTCCTTTTGTCTTTTTTGCCTTTTGATTAACTGACTTCAAGTTTTTCAAGTCCAATCCGATTGATGGGCACCTGCTAAAAGCACTCCTACGTTCAAGTTAGATTTAATGAACTTAATTCATTATTAAGTATTAGAACTCAATTAAGCTTGCTTACCTCTGCATTTACTTCTATATTTATAGGTATTTTATGGGCCTTCAATTGTTGTTGGCCCTGTTAGCACTATGTATACATTAACTGCcaatctattattattattattatttaaccaCTCTGAATCTGTTATTATTATCTTAACCAATCTATTACTGAGTTACTAACTACTTCCCTGCCAATCCACTGGTCCAATAGCACTCCTGCTGGCGTTAGCCCAATAACAGTAATATCTGCATTGGCCCAATTACGGTCCAACACGCATAGACCCATTTCACCTGCTTAACTATTGATATAAGGAATAAACCGAAGGTCATGAATGTAACCTGTTCAGCCTACATACCATAGTTGTTATCGACGCTACCTTATTACCCTTCTTACCGTTCGGATCTGATCCTCTATACCATACATAtgcccccaagtccgagttaaccatAATTAACTATAAGACTTATAATAGGCTTAAGTATTCAGTTCTGTAACCGCTCTTGCattaaaaaagatgaaaattttgtATCATTAGATTAAGATCTTGCACCATTGAacgattatttttatttcccgCTCTTTGAGAAGTTactgttaccaatgaggagcattggtatcttgaaactactgtgaaattttgatgatgataaaagctgaagaattgaagactctaaatgcatctttgttaaacgcattttgtagaaacaaatgtataggataaaatgtaatgatgtaaaaactcttagaagttttcgtatttagtgagtcattgcacaaataatcgattatcaagaggaataatcgattatcacgagccagtTTAGAAGAGAGTTGcttgcgcaaataatcgattattacaaagaataatcgattatcactgtttcatttaattctgtccaagtctctggaataatcgattattgctcaagataatcgattatcacttttttttaaaaccccataacggacacaaataatcgattatcactttagataatcgattatcagtggcagttgggagatgtcttttcagtttttgaccctgcacgaaactaggcttataaatataggtcttcacagctcttagaaagaacttttcaattgagagtattagagttttgtgcctaagggaagctctctgtgagtgaaaaggatctatgccattttgagaatacagtttgtctgaggaagttctcaaagtgatagagtgctcttgtatggtcttgtgaataggagaagtttgcgctttgtgtgtcaaaggtcggagcagttctcttcaagttggcagagttgttgcttccggttcgtgcgtcgaaggaagctcttccggttcgtttgtcgaaggaagttaCTTGTTGCACTCttctggttcgtttgtcgaaggaaggtgttttctattctttgctcatttcattatcttgtaatctgtacaactatatttttagtgaaaaaggttaatcactatttatagtgattaacgactggacgtagaatcttttgattcgaaccaggataaaaattctgcgttgattttcttgatccctaaactattagcacatcaactgttcgataaaagttcgctaaaaatcaatttttgaaaccgactattttaacttgtgttgtgatcgttacacaCTTTCtgttatctatattttattccgctacgcgactctataacggtatcGATTATTTCgacaaatggtatcagagcttgctttgatagtttttcaaatttttcgaaaattgGCGTCTGGGAAGCCGTACAAAATGGTCCATATATTCCTAAAAATACAGTTGATGGTGTGGaagtagaaaaatcatattttgactggactgttgaggaaaatagaagagcccaatttgatattaaggctcggaatataattttatctacactaaccattgatgattttttcaaagtatctgtttataaaagtgctcaggaaatgtggaaatttttaagagtcactcatgatgaaGTATCGAATGTGGGTAAGTTGACTTGTTCGAACTCATGCTCTACATcaaactcctcaagctcaagcgattctaatgagcaagaaaatatatgcttgatggccaacgataaatcatctgaaagcaaaatcttgaaggaaaagaaggacgatcaaggttcctcttcaagcttcaaatgttatggatgtggtgaaagaggccatgtGAAAGCTTATtgttcaagcaacaaaagaagtaaagaaagaaaagaaaagaaaattcacaagaagaagaaggttcacaATGCTTGTGAGGATAATGCATCAACCACCTTTAGTTCAAGTGATTTTGTTGAAGAAGCCAACTTGTGTTTGACGGTTAATATTGATGACactgcaagccaagtaagttgctctagccttgacactagtgaatttgatgtacaaaaggcttttcttgaattgcttgatgaataTGAGAAATTgaatgctgctcataaaaatttgaaaaaggaatttaaacaattgcaaattaaatatgataaggcattagatgaggaagtaagtttgagaaataaaatttgcaacttggaaatgaaagagtcttcaaatgttgaacatcctgttgaatgtctttcatgtaagagtcatatgcttgatattgatattcttgaaaatcttcttgaagttgcaactggaaataataatgttgaaatgcctataattgttaaaaaggtttataaaaacaaaagtgtttttaaaagtaagaaccaaattaaaagaacccgtagggtatgggttgaaaaatGAACTGTGTCTTATAGAAAcccaaatgttgtcacatgcttttattgtatgaaaaaggggcacacttctaacaaatgtagaattaaacattttgatgttacaaatggaaaatatgcttggattccggttataaagtaaattgtctctaacctcaaaggatccaaatgagattatggggaccaaaactctattgttttgttttgcaggttaatttttcaaaaggaaaagaagactctATGGTATCCTGGTATTCTTTAAAgagctttgaaataatttatgaatgttagatgtgtcttaggttgaaaatttggcccaaatttgtgtttttcggaaattaacgtaaataatcgattaccaagggtaataatcgattatctcgtcctcaaaatttggattttgacaATTTGGCtctcaaataatcgat
Protein-coding sequences here:
- the LOC108341419 gene encoding uncharacterized protein LOC108341419 isoform X2, which produces MNMKLYEWSRSGYKELVLIYSKGSESSILGLRYNQNRVLLRLRNPFCDSGATRELLVEVTAKKGNSCEGFYFWAVKVITGRLDDTPNHNGFNVCDNKYWSELCGKESCFYEVIRKVGNRSSEEKVNWEFSHWCSVSGETRIQYSVIIECDKTRGLKAKLKGPFKCLNLEKKVESEPALTLQKMKKEPEEADERKFVESKIEGKEYILLAGGSDQRATVVNNIVNSGSFTGDGNGSKYENCQIEMKSDFKSSSPKLALD
- the LOC108341419 gene encoding uncharacterized protein LOC108341419 isoform X1, translated to MNMKLYEWSRSGYKELVLIYSKGSESSILGLRYNQNRVLLRLRNPFCDSGATRELLVEVTAKKGNSCEGFYFWAVKVITGRLDDTPNHNGFNDILHNFETVCDNKYWSELCGKESCFYEVIRKVGNRSSEEKVNWEFSHWCSVSGETRIQYSVIIECDKTRGLKAKLKGPFKCLNLEKKVESEPALTLQKMKKEPEEADERKFVESKIEGKEYILLAGGSDQRATVVNNIVNSGSFTGDGNGSKYENCQIEMKSDFKSSSPKLALD
- the LOC108341419 gene encoding uncharacterized protein LOC108341419 isoform X3, encoding MNMKLYEWSRSGYKELVLIYSKGSESSILGLRYNQNRVLLRLRNPFCDSGATRELLVEVTAKKGNSCEGFYFWAVKVITVCDNKYWSELCGKESCFYEVIRKVGNRSSEEKVNWEFSHWCSVSGETRIQYSVIIECDKTRGLKAKLKGPFKCLNLEKKVESEPALTLQKMKKEPEEADERKFVESKIEGKEYILLAGGSDQRATVVNNIVNSGSFTGDGNGSKYENCQIEMKSDFKSSSPKLALD